The Zingiber officinale cultivar Zhangliang chromosome 9A, Zo_v1.1, whole genome shotgun sequence genome window below encodes:
- the LOC122020477 gene encoding WAT1-related protein At2g39510-like, translating into MAPSMTHIREICRRFKAHILMTIVQIGYTILYFVTEASFNRGLNPHIYITYRHLVSTLVMWPLAYFLERKLRPKLTLALLLELCVLSLLGISLTLNMYFASLEYTSPTFVASMVNTIAAMTFIIAILLRFEHLDIKSPRGVAKAVGTLVSLVGVTIMTLYKGPAMRNFWGALIHIQGNAIHESWLKGSILTVASCITWSIWYIMQAVTLKRYPAQLSLTAWMSLIGAAQSAIFTAFVQHKPAAWKIGFDIKLWSILYGGVVCSGLIIYIQLWCTEQKGPVFVTMFNPLSTVMVALLAYFAFGERLFLGSIIGGIIVIVGLYLVLWGKDRDQEKEMRAEEASFVANGRGREQSNDSSDSPATDGKRDSVKRYEEV; encoded by the exons ATGGCACCCTCAATGACACACATAAGAGAAATTTGTAGGAGGTTTAAGGCTCACATACTCATGACGATAGTTCAGATAGGATACACAATTCTCTACTTCGTCACCGAGGCTTCCTTCAACCGGGGATTGAATCCCCACATATACATCACCTATAGACACTTGGTTTCGACCTTGGTCATGTGGCCTCTTGCTTATTTCCTTGAGAG GAAATTAAGACCCAAGCTTACATTGGCATTGCTCTTGGAGCTATGTGTGCTTTCCCTTCTAGG GATCAGCTTGACCCTAAACATGTACTTTGCAAGCTTAGAATACACATCTCCTACCTTTGTGGCTTCCATGGTCAACACCATTGCTGCCATGACCTTTATCATTGCTATTCTACTCAG ATTCGAGCATCTCGATATTAAAAGCCCCAGAGGAGTGGCCAAGGCTGTGGGCACTCTAGTGTCGTTGGTAGGTGTTACGATCATGACACTTTACAAAGGACCAGCAATGAGGAATTTTTGGGGAGCACTGATCCACATCCAGGGAAATGCCATCCATGAGAGCTGGTTGAAGGGATCGATTCTCACTGTGGCAAGCTGCATCACTTGGTCCATATGGTACATAATGCAG GCAGTGACATTGAAGAGATATCCAGCACAGCTTTCACTGACTGCATGGATGAGCCTCATTGGAGCTGCACAATCAGCCATCTTCACAGCCTTTGTGCAGCACAAACCAGCTGCATGGAAGATTGGATTCGACATTAAACTCTGGAGCATCTTGTATGGA GGAGTTGTTTGCTCTGGTTTAATCATCTACATACAGCTCTGGTGCACTGAGCAAAAGGGACCAGTCTTTGTGACCATGTTCAACCCCCTCTCCACAGTCATGGTTGCACTTCTAGCTTACTTTGCCTTTGGCGAAAGACTGTTTCTCGGAAG CATCATTGGGGGGATCATTGTGATTGTTGGACTATACTTGGTGCTTTGGGGGAAAGACagagatcaagaaaaagaaatgagAGCTGAGGAGGCTTCTTTTGTGGCTAATGGAAGAGGTAGAGAACAGAGCAATGATTCTTCTGATAGCCCTGCCACTGATGGCAAAAGAGACAGCGTGAAGAGATATGAAGAGGTTTAA